TTCTGATGTAAATACAATTATAAAGTAACTATATATTTTGTGTGAACCTATTTGTATGCTATTACTTGTATGATTGTTATTGACATTATGAGCTGTATTTTAGCAATATGTAATTTTTGTATTCATTTGTGAAAATGTGTAGCCAGCAATTCTTTTTTTTAGCCAGCTGACTGCGAAGTTAAGCTCATTCATAAAAGTGTGCAGAACTTAGGCCTAAGACCTGTCTTGTGTTGCTTTTCTGTAAATGGGTTAGTAATACTTTCATACGAGTCCGTACAGATCAGGACACCTGAGTGACAGGTTATATATAAGCAAGCGCAACACTTATTGTGTAGTTGTTTCCTTTTAAAACCAATTTGTAGTTTTTCTATATTGTCATAGTAGATtgtgaaactaaaaaaaatggtGTTTAATCATCattaatcacttttgaaaatgggaggaGGTACATAAATATGCATATAGTCTTGATTGTGTGGTCTGTTGTATTTGCTTTTTTCAATATAAtaagtttgttttggttttctgtTTATAGAACCAAGTAAATTTTCACAAACCCTGAATGGAATTCCCTCTTCAAACACAGTCAGCAGTGGAATGGACCCCTTCCACGCTTGCAGTATTCTTCAACAACTTAAAACAATGTATGATGAAGGACAGTTGACAGATATTGTAGTGGAGGTGGATCATGGGAAAACATTCTCCTGTCATAGGAATGTTCTTGCTGCAATCAGTCCTTATTTCAGGTACAAATATGGAGTTCCCTGTGCTAGTAGTTATTGAATTATAATTAAAGTATTAAGCAATAGAAGTAATTTGCTGTCATTTTTGAGTAATTAAAACTTCTTATATCCATCTGCAGTTTTATTTCCTGTAACTGATGATGATGACATTACAGATTTAGTAAGCAGCAGAATTAGCAGCACCTGCTTATTTAATCAAATTTGCCTTGAGTATGATCTCACTTTCACATAGTTAAAAAAGCTGTACTGAGAAACCCCGACATCAGGCATATCTTTATCTATCGTAATTCAAAACTGATTTCCTTTTTAGATTGCACATTTTAGCATAGTACCTTGCAGTACATCTGATATTGAGATTCCATGTTGAGCATGCATATTGGCAatttcaggggtgggggagagagtcTACCTATATGAAATTTGAGCAGGCTTGATATAGGTTCATTAGTGAGCGTTAAATATGGAATGCCAGTGTactatttttgagttattaaGAGTACAACTGTACGGTAGGTAGCTGACCATGACACTCTAATGTCCAGTAGTATACAAGTGATATTGTAGCAATGATGGTCTGGAAATTATGCTAAAGGCAAAAATTGCTTAGActgtttgacaagctttcaaatgcgaGACAGTCTTTATCatgtctctgatcacaggaatcCAGATGAAAACTgtcctgcatttgaaagcttgtctaactttatcccaactacatagctggtctaataaaagagatcaccctaagaaattcttgtctCTCTATTACAGTATCAGCGAAGATTATAAGTGCCCTGTTAGTATGACATGCATGTCATGATTAAGTATAATATTGTCTGACTTTTTTTAGACCTGTAGCTGAAAGGGATTTGAAAATAAACTGCCAAATCTTTCTTTTGCAGATCTATGTTCACTAGTGGCCTTACAGAGAGTACACAGAAAGAAGTTCGTATAGTTGGCGTTGAAGCAGAGTCGATGCATTTAGTACTGAACTATGCATATACCTCGAGAGTAATGCTGACAGAGGCCAATGTTCAAGCTTTGTTCACTGCAGCTAGTATCTTCCAGATCCCTTCCATACAAGATCAGTGTGCTAAATATATGATAAGTCATTTGGACCCACAAAACTCTATTGGAGTGTTTATCTTTGCTGATCATTATGGTCATCAAGAACTCAAACACAGATCACAAGACTACATTCGTAAAAAGTTTCTGAGTGTCACCAAAGAGCAAGAGTTTCTCCAGCTGAGAAAAGACCAACTGATAAGTATACTGGACAGTGATGACTTAAATGTAGACAAAGAAGAGCATGTTTATGACAGCATTATAAGGTGGTTTGAACATGAGCGAAATAAAAGAGAAGTGCACCTTCCAGAAATATTTGCCAAATGCATCCGTATGCCTCTGTTGGACGAGACATTTTTAGAGAAAATCCCTCCCATGTTTGCACAGGCTATAGCCAAAAGCTGTGTACAAAAGGGACAACCTAGTGCCAATGGCTACACGCAACGGCTTGGAATGACTGCATCTGAAATGATCATATGCTTTGATGCTGCCCACAAACACTCAGGAAAGAAGCAAACAGTGCCTTGTTTAGATTCGGTCACAGGGAGAGTGTTTAAACTATGCAAACCACCAAATGACCTGAGGGAGGTTGGAATTCTTGTGTCACCTGATAATGATATTTACATTGCAGGGGGTTACAGGCCAAGCAGCAGTGAGATCTCCATAGACCACAGAGCAGAGAGTGACTTTTGGATGTATGATCACTCTGGCAATAGATGGATACCTAAACCTCCTTTGTTGCGAGCCAGAATAGGCTGCAAGTTGGTTCATTGCTGTGGTAAACTGTATGCAATAGGTGGTTGTGTTTATGAAGGAGATGGGCGAAACTCACTAAAGTCTGTGGAATGTTATGACAGCAGAGAGAACTGTTGGACAGCTGTCTGTCCAATGCCTGTAGCAATGGAGTTTCATAGCGCTGTGGAGTATAAAGATAACATCTATGTTTTACAGGGTAAGGTGCCTTAGCAGTGTAAGTGATACTGTGTTTTCAATAGGAAAGGGAGGTTTCCAGTCCCAGTATCTCCATTCCCTTGAACACCATAGAAAGttctcatttctttctttatttaggGATTGAAAAAGAGAAACCTAGTGGGGGCAATGGAGAAGAAACCACAtaaaatgtatatatagtgtTATTTCAAAATGTATCTCTAGGCAAATGTGTTTTTATGTGCCACAACGTGAATCCATTTTGAAAAGAGGAGGTCATGTGTATGAACTAAATCCTTCTAGAACTTAAAGATAAGCATACATTTTCCCTTGGCTTATatgccaacattttttttcaggcttAATACTATGAGACCTTGTCACTAATTTCTGCTTTGCAGATTCACACAAAAATCAGTCTTGCTTCACTTCCTCAGAGAAAAATAATAGTAGAATATTGATGTAAAGTCTGTTGGCTAAAATGTCATCATCTTACCCAAACGTTTTAACTGTTACAAATTTTAATTAAGCTAAATTTTGTCTGTTGAACAAGGGCTTGTTTGCAAAacattcttcttttttaaatcattcttttCCCCCAACTTGCTAACTGGTAAAATTAAGTGGTGGATAATGACTCCTTCCAAAACTGGCTATTTCTGTTCCTTTGAGTCAGCAAGTTAGACTAAAGATTTTCCTGCactgttcatttttctttcttttacttccTTTTCACATAAAATGAATGCTCAGTTTCCACTATGAATATATCCATGTCCTGCATCTCAATTCCCATGCGATCTAGCTCAAACAGAGATTTGGGATTAATATTGATATCTCTACCAGAGAGACTATTGCACCAGAATAGATGATGATGACTGGAATAAGCATGTAGATATATTAAGAAAGATATAGTGTATAGCTCTACATTTCCGTGGAGGAAAAGTACATAGTAGATCCTCCTTATTAGAACCTAGTGGGACCATCCCCTGTTTATGTATGTGACATGTCCAGATATGTAAGACATCTATAATATACAATAGCACTAAAAAAAGGAAGTGGAATGTAAAAAAAGAAGCATGCCACGGCAGTCCAGAAAACAAATTGCAATGTAACGACAGAATCTAGTATAAGAAGCACAAGTATTTGCTTTTTGTGTAATTCTAGTGACCAAGCTGGGAGTTCATTTAATCTGAGTGTTTATATAAGCAGGATTTAGATAAGCAAAAATCTGTTGTATTTTCCCTTCTGGTATCTTAGTCTGGATATTGTGTATTATGGGGATAGCCAAATAAAAGTTACTCAACTAGTCTACAAATTAAATGCTAGTGGGTAAAGGGTTAAAGGACAAATCATTCTTTTTTTAGGAAAACACCAACAGGTGGGCCTTGAAATGGCTTGGCATAGGTAGAGAAATTTGACAGATCTAGAAGCACCTGTAAAGGCCCTGTTATCAATGGGCCCTCTGCTGGCGGTTGTTTCTAACTTGTAGGGGACAGGCACATGGAAGAACTTGGAGGAAACCATGGTAGGCATGCAAGGAAACAGTGCGATGCTCCCTCTCTCACTATGCACTTACACCCCACAATGGAAGTGTTAGACTCTTGTGAGATCTGCTTTCCCCTCTTGTATTTCCTTTGCTAGTTTTGGTGTTCCTTACTCACTTTATAGAGAAATACGTGTAGTTTGAAGTGGTTCTTGACTATCAGCAAAATCTCTAAATATGTCTGCTTTTtacttggtttaagttaaatgacTATTTCACAGTGTCATATTGAAAGAAGCGTCAGTAGTAGATTCGATGTAGTTAAAACATTCATCCCATTATATTTTGTTTCATTAAGCTACTTAAACATTGCAAGCATCTTGTTAAAAGCTTGTAATGCAGTCTGCCATACTTAACTCTACCTGAAAATAATCCATTGAGAAAATTCACTATAGAAGTTTTATGGTCAAATGGACCACATGTCTATAAACTTCATGATCAGAATGTTGCTTTTTTAGTTTACAGGAGGCATAAATGCACCTGTAACAGTTGAGGTTTTAGTTTGTTTTATGGATGAACTTAGTAATTGCACAAATAAGGAAATGTATCTAGCCCCCAGTGCTTTGCATTATGAAAATATTGTTTTCTCTGCAGAATCTCATGAGTAGAGGAATATGCTTGCGTCTCATTGAAATATTAATGTAAAGAATTTTAGTCTTCAATTTTTATTAGATGGAAAGAAGCACCGCAGTATTTGCTGTAATTCTttccagagatgtgggttttctggaaaactttgaattggaaaattttccattgcCCTAAATAGAACGTGATCTGATTTAGcgtgtttatttgacttatatttagtaaacaaaactaaaaaagtaccgcCATGTAAATTTTATGTCCTGATAGCcgcaagtatttgaactgaaatatttgattagggaagaaattaaatacagcacacttaatatggtttaaatgttatatttaaaCAAATTCAAAGCCTTATGTAGAAAtaatttttattggaatacttgtaaaaatgtaaagacagtgcacgatagcatgtacttcccttacacttttttttaaatttaagaaaagtgaaggcactgaaaactgttgacacactaattttagcacacccaaagaactgtgcatgatatgctgtgCTTCgattttgatttgacctgcacagccaattaggtgaattcataacttgatttttggattggattattatgtgagtatATTTACCGTCCTCTTTACAAATCggtaaaacatatatgtactctctctcaCACTTCCTAGGGCTAATCACccgaaaaacattaattacaaatTTGAAACTGTCAAGCTtacctaatattgtattggcatctattcgttgttactaatgaattttatgaaacaatgaatttttagaaatggaaaatttcccacggaaaaataaagcactggaaaactTTACGGAAAATTTTCAATCCCACATCTCTGATTCTTCAACGTAGTTCTGTGTGCTAGTCAAAAATGTACAGTTGTCCCACTCAAGTAAAAAAGACCCCTTAGAACTGAAGCATGTGTGAGGCCTGATGTTATTCTTAACACCAGCTGAAATACAAATGTTAATCAAGAGATGTTAAATGGAAGCAAAATTTAATAGTGGAGAAAGCAATAATTACTCAAGTTGCTCGTCTTTTAAACTAAACTCCACCCCTCTTGTTCTCTCCtaccattctttctttctttcctcattCCTTGTTTTAATTGGGCTAGAAGAGTACTTATCTGTAATGTGGTTTGGCAAGTGTACTTAAAACATATATGAAAGGTATAATTTGAAGTAGCTTCTTGTGCATGGGAAAAAGTAGCCTTTCCAAATATGTGGGAGTGTTGGGATGGCGGGTTGTTTTTAATCTACGTTATACTTACCTATTTAGAATAGCATCATCTTATTTCCATGCATCTGAACTTCTGCCATCATTATTCTGTAGATTCTAATCTCTGTAGTCAGTATATAAAGTTTCATACTATTTAGCCATGAAAATAGTGAATTAGCAGGTTCACACAAGGATCCATTTGGAATGTCTTTAAATGGATCAACATGTGATTTGTGAAGCTGTTTCTTTGCTAGCACTCACCACATACCGTTTCCAAATCTGTATG
The window above is part of the Alligator mississippiensis isolate rAllMis1 chromosome 12, rAllMis1, whole genome shotgun sequence genome. Proteins encoded here:
- the KBTBD8 gene encoding kelch repeat and BTB domain-containing protein 8 → MAALGEPSKFSQTLNGIPSSNTVSSGMDPFHACSILQQLKTMYDEGQLTDIVVEVDHGKTFSCHRNVLAAISPYFRSMFTSGLTESTQKEVRIVGVEAESMHLVLNYAYTSRVMLTEANVQALFTAASIFQIPSIQDQCAKYMISHLDPQNSIGVFIFADHYGHQELKHRSQDYIRKKFLSVTKEQEFLQLRKDQLISILDSDDLNVDKEEHVYDSIIRWFEHERNKREVHLPEIFAKCIRMPLLDETFLEKIPPMFAQAIAKSCVQKGQPSANGYTQRLGMTASEMIICFDAAHKHSGKKQTVPCLDSVTGRVFKLCKPPNDLREVGILVSPDNDIYIAGGYRPSSSEISIDHRAESDFWMYDHSGNRWIPKPPLLRARIGCKLVHCCGKLYAIGGCVYEGDGRNSLKSVECYDSRENCWTAVCPMPVAMEFHSAVEYKDNIYVLQGEFFLCYDPQKDYWGFLTPMTVPRIQGLAAVYHDSIYYIAGTCGNHQRMFTVEAYDIEQNKWTRKKDFPCDQSINPYIKLVLLKNKLHLFVRATQVTVEEHVFRTSRKNSLYQYDEVTDQWQKVYETPDRLWDLGRHFECVVAKLYPQCLQKVL